The window GTATATGGGTATTTCatctaatttttctatttttttaataatttgttttgatTCAGAAAACCATTTTTTATCCTAAAGGGTAAAACTATTTCATAGGTTTTGAAAATGTAAAGAGTAAAAAGGAGAAAAGGACAAAAAGTGTTTTATATTAAAGGGACAAAGAGGCTGattttttgttctatttttgCAAATTTTCCAATGAAGAAATCACATTTTCCACATAAACTAGCGGTGGCCTTCGGGTTTTCGAGTTCTCAGGTACAACACTAATTCCATCcggattttatatatgtttagatCGGGTTCAGTTAATAGCAATTGGGCCtcaaatgtatttataattctCTCTCTAAGATCTATTTAAGATCTTTACCACATAAGCCGAGTCTATATGCATAAGATACAagaaaaaacttcatatttttcaTCTAGTACAAGGAATCAAAGAATTTATTTCCAAACATGAAGACCAGGAAAAATTCATTTGAAAAGTTTATGCGAGAAATAACAAACTTTATGGAACAATCTTCCGTAAAACGGCTTTCAGAAAGTTTATGGggaaaaaattacataaaataaattttacgaATCAATCTTCCGCAAAACAACGTTTGGAAGATTTTAACGGAAAACTTTCATAAAACCAGTTAGACGAAACAATTTTCTGTAAAACGAAATTCAGAAAGTTTCCGTCGAAAAACTCTCGTAAAAAATATGCAAGATAAtcttccacaaaaaaaaaagttcaagaaATATACGAAGCGAtcaacagagaaaaaaaaggaaCTATAGAAAGGAATCAACACTCATGGGACCGACCTCCTTTCTCTTCCTTGTTCAGCATCGCACACCAAACACCATGTCCTTGCTCAGAATCACCCATGAAGCCTCCTCATGGCCCGTGGGGTCCACTTCTCTTATCCTCTCTACTTTGTATCGCCCATCAAGCAAGACATCTTGCTTTGAATCGCCCATCAAGAAATACATCTTGTTTTGCATCGCCCGTAAAGCTTAGCATCACGATTTGCATTGCCCATCACACATGACATCATAATTTTCATATCCCATCAAGCATGGCCCCTCGTTTTGCATCACCCGTCTAGATTCATCTCGTTTTACATCGCCCGTAAAGATCCTCCTTAGTCCATATCACCCTTCAAGCGGCCTCATGCCTTCATCTCCCAACAACATTCCCATGGTACCTTCTCCTTGAGTCGTCATTGTCCGAACATCTTCTTCTCGAGTCTTCATCGCCCATGTACTCTCTCTTCCCCATCAATGTCTATTCACACTGCCTATGAAGCCTCATCATTTCGATATCCACTGTTCATCATGTTCTCGATTGAATCTCGCTCGAAATGTCCTTTTTAGTCGTAATCAGAATTTTCAGTGAGATTTTACAGAGAAAACAAGTAAGATGTTTTTTTCTCATAAAATTTTAAGTCAAATGTCAAGTCTAgaatggttaacttaacaccatCATGATTGAGACAAAATGAATTGATTTTCTTCATTTCAGAAGACCAACGACATAAAACCCGTCTGAAACGCATAAATCATATAACAGTCTGAAACAACCTAAACACGATGAAAGCCCCCTCATGACTTGAAACGTAAACCATCCCGGATTGCAATGTCGGTTTACTTGACTTTGATGACGAAAAATGGAAAAAGGCGGATCAATTTAAAGTTTCTAAGATAAACATGAATTTCACGAAAATAAGGAAGAATCTCCGCAAAAGGATAAAAGCAAATCAAGACATAAAAAGAAAGACAAACAACAATAGAGGCATATATAAAGGGATCCTAGGCAGAGGGGAAGGGACACATAATAATTCACAGAGAAACTCGACACTTAAAGAATTTTAGGCTTATTTTAGTTTAAGTTATCGAGCTGCTACTCAactaggtttaaggtttaggtgGTTAGAACTAGAGAGCTCGCTCACAGGTCTTGCTGCCACGACTTTTACAATCTGTTGTAACATCGCAAACGCTCTTACGATGTATTCGAAGAGACCCGGATCCTCAAAGAAGACCCGAATCTTAAGCATATTAATCTCTTGCTCTCAATTTCGTTACGATTTACCTTCTCTTTTTTTGAATATTGCTTGATCACTTGTCGTTGTATTCAAAGAGACCCGGATCCTCAAAGAAGGCGTAAAAGCTACGCTTTCTCCCCATACAAATTCGatagtgcgaattttggttcccacacaTATTTTCCCGTCAAACTGGTAAAATCACATTTCCTgctaaaaaagaaataaataactTTCCTGTCAAAACCGCAAATTATATTTTCCCACCACCCCTCCCTCCAAACTgcaaaattacattttttctgGCAAAACTACAAAATATCATTTCCGTGAAAACCTAAAAATCACATTTTCCCAAGACACCGCCAAAAGAAATAATGATTTACCATGAAAACCATaaaatttgactttttttttcaaaattgaaaaatcaaGTTCTAAATATATTTAGATCAAAGTATGAGGATTCTAGTTAATTTTCTAATTGaaacttttatatattgagATGGAAATTAACAACAAATAAGGAAGCAAACCATTTCTTTTTAGATGCTCTATCCAACTgaaaatttgaatataaacaaaCAACATTAAGATGAATCATTTGACTGAAATAACTGAATAAACTATATAGATGGTATAGATAGATGAGCAAAGAAACATGCCCAATGTCATTTAGTGATACTTGGGAACTATGCTTTCATAGAGGTCATTTCAAATCTAAACATCTCAAAAGATTTATGTATTTTGTTACTTAATCCTCAAGGAAACATAGTATATATTCATATACTGActgaaacaaaatataaatttattagtaTGTGACAGGCggaaaaacttatatatatagaatCTTATATAACTAAAGAGCTTTGTATATCTAAAGTGTATGATATAATACACTTAAATTCATAATTTAAAGggcataaattttttttttaagaagtcGTTGCATGACTGTAAATATTTAAAGGATCtagaaataatataaaataattttttatgaaatatgTTGTTCTTCgtgatgaatttttttattttacgcgcttaaaattttattgaacttCCAGTATATCTACAGGAAGGAGAATATAATACAATATGCATAAGAGTTTCAAAGATAAAGATCAAAACCAAAAGTCTAAGTTAGAGAAATGTGATATAAAGACATAGAATACATTGACTTAGAAGAATGTGTTTCTCCATGTTCTTACATCAGAAATCATTCTAAACATATTCATTAAACATGTTAAGGTGTGGGAGGATCCAGGGATCCTAACGATCCCAGCGAGGCCGGCTATCCCTGTTACACCAGTTATGCATCCCAATATGAGAATCATTGATCTCATTAATCAGACAGCGAAGGATTGGGATGTTGGACTAATGGAGAACTACGTCAATTTTGATGACATACCGCTCATAAGAAGTTTGGCCATAATCTCATCTCATCGTCATGATATTTTTTGCTGGAGCTACACAAGAAATGACCaatacacggttaaatctggatattgggtggCCCAAAATTTATTAAACACGTGGGAAGAGCATGAAATCTTGGAGCCGAGTATCACCAagcttcaagcctttgcttggaagctGAAGGCACCTACaaagatatgtcatcttatatggcagtTGTAACTGGGCATGTGGCAGTAACAAGGTATTTAGCAAAGACGCAATATGAGATGTGATAACTATTGTCCAAAATGTGGAGAATTAGAAGAATCTGTAACACATGCCATCTTTGAATGCCCGACAGCGCTACAGGCTTGGACCTTATCAGCAACTCCAACAAGCCCAGAGGTATTTCCAGTATCAAGTGTCTACACAAATATGGACTACCTATTATGGAGGAAAAACTCTATTATCGAGTCGAAACAAGACAGGTACCCTTTTCCCTGGATAATTTGGTATATCCGGATGGCTAGGAATGATAAACTGTTTAGGGGGATAGATAGAGATCCTTTGGAGTTGGTTCGATATGCAGAGAGTGAATGTCAGGCCTGGTTTGATGCGAACGAAGTGGTACAACCAGGGGTACAAGAGAACAATGTGGTCAGCCCCcaagtcataagcttgggtaatatatGCTTGTTAGATGGATCTTGGATTGCATCTGCCAAttttagtggatgtggatgggttTGGATGGACAGTAGGGGGATTACTCAGCTCATGGGGATAAGAAATCTTACTAGACGTGAAATCAGCCTTGCATTCGGAAGTAGAAGCACTGCGGTGGGCAATGGAGAATATGCTCCAACACTCAACATGCCAGAGCTTCGGGACTGACTGTAAGGAGCTGATTGCAATGTTAGAGGAACCTCATCCTTGGCCAAGCTTTGCGATAGAATTGGAGAAGATAGAGACGCTACAGATATGCTTCCCGGATTTCTGCATCACTCATGTTCCATGAGCGCGTAAtcaaatttcagattttttagctaagactgctagatccTTCCATCGGGAGTTACttttcattggttgttctattccggtcttgttacccagaccacctcaagtttgtgTAATAGAATGACCGTTTgacgtaaaaaaaaacatgttcaataaaaatatttgatatacaAGAGAATAAAAATGTCATTGAATTCATTAATGATTAGATAAAATCATATGAGAATATATATGTAGTAGATAAGaaagatataaatataaacaaaagagaaaagtaATAGATACTGAAGAGAacaattatcttatttttaagagaGAATGGGGATTGTTGAGAAGAAATGACCATGGATTTTCCAAGAGAAAAAGAATAATGTGTACATTTATTGAATAAGTTCACAACCAGTAATGAGTAAATTGaactaaatatttgaaaatgaaaagtACTACATAATTTAGAAATACGATAAAACACCATAAATCTAGAAAACACTTAACATATAGCTTCAATAGCGAGCCTTCTAGCAGCACCACTGCAATCTGGTACTCCAAACTTTTCTGCAGTGACATCAATGGAACACTTCTCTTTTCCGACACATTCTTTTGTTAGAATATCAACAGCGTTTTTACTTCCTTCGCAGGTTCCCTTTACGAAAGATCCACAATTTCCATCTGGGTTACCAAAAGAGGCAAATTTGATGGCAGAAATAGTTTTCCTATCGCATGAAAGCTCAATAACATTTTTCTCATAGACGTTGGCACATACACTTCCCACTATAGTAGTTTGAAAATTGACGAGCGATGGGTTTCCTCCCATCTCCTCAAACAAAACTAGTGTGTTATGTCCTTCTGTGATCAAGAAAGAACGAGGAACATGGTACCTGTTCatgaaaagaatcaagaaaaaaaatccaataaatgttcctcagttttatatttaaaagattTGAATTTGTAACCTAATAATTTGTTGAAAATGTACCATCTTTGTGTAGGTTCTCCACAATTGGTCTGACACTTTTCCGCATAATAAGCCCCTCTATAGTTACATTTCGCAGAACAACCATCAGAGCTTGAAATGAATGCCGGCCAATAGCGTCCAATGTTGTTTCCATTGACCCAAGCTGTACCTTTTCCAAGTCCCAAAAGATCGACAACAACTGGATCATTTCCCAATGGAGCCTTGAACGTAGTCTGAAAGACAAAATGATATGATATTATTTGATACTAAATCAACAAGTGTTTGGTTAGTAATCTTATGAATAATAATATCTAATTACCTCATACCAAGTCATGGTTCGGTTCAATGGTACACTTTGGAATGACCATTTAGACGGTGATTCCGTTTTAAAGAGTTTGTTCTCAAACCCATTTAAACCGGTTTTATAGCTCCATTTATGAGAAGACAAGTCCTTAACTATGGTTTCATCACCATTTCTTCCAATAATTGAAATCGGTCCAGTGATTCCAACTGGAACACTttcgaagaaagcaccatagtTCTATAAAGAAATttgacaaaattttattttttgttagaaTAGAACTTAAAAATGcaacataatataatattttataagttaCCTGAAGTCCCACAGTTATGCTAAGGAGAGAAATGACATTACGGCCGGACTTAAACTTTGCATCTTTCTCAAAAATATAGTGAAATTTTCCATTTTCAGCGTGTTGACTACCTAAAACATAaatcaaagattttttttattgtaagctAGTATTGTagagattttaaaaacatatacatgAGATTACTTACCAATATGTTTTCCATTGACAAAAACACGAAGGACATGAGCAGTACTATTGACGCGGAGAGACATGTTTTTACCCAAAAATGGATCTCGTTTTCTAAACTTAACGGTAGTCATATACCATAGATAATCACTTTGGTCATTGCTTACTACTTTCTGATCAAAGAGTTGTGTGTTTGTAGATTCTCCTTTTCCTCTCAAAAGGAAATTGTCCATGTTCTCTGGTCTCCATGACCATTTTAGAGTTGAAGGGTCCTCTTCAGCTTCATTTGGTTTCTTAACCATCATTGAAGTCTGAGTGgtaatctaaaatttaaaaccaacaAAACAATGAATTTTTGTTACATCTTTGAATGAACAATGGTTGTTAgcatgaaattttaaaatccacaaaagaaaaatctaaaagaaataaCCTTGGCGGTGTTATAAGCCTCTGTTTTGCAATCCGGTAAAATGGTAACAGACCAAGCTGGGACAACATAAGATTCTCCTCTGAAACTAATTGCTGCATCTGAATTTTCATTTCCGTTTCCAAAAAAGCAGCTAGATCCTTCTTGGGTTGTATAAATTGTTGCctataaaacatttttgtgaTAAGTAACTAATTCAAGAATAACATGTACAATACTGATAAAAAATTACAAGAATATTACCGATGCGGAGTTTCCAAAGTCAATGGTGGAGATGTTTCCGTATGTGAGAGTTTTCTCCATAGAATGAAGAACATCATGAAGTTGTTTCAGATGACCGTATTTTGGTTGGTTCAAATTACCTAGTAGAATCCcatgttaaaaaaatagaaactgcaaaaatagattaaaatatgactataatttaaatttaccaTATTCGTCTAGGGGAGCATCATAATCATATGAAGTTGTGATGTATGGACCACCTGCGGTTCTATCAAAGTTGGTGCCTCCATGGTACTATAAAAGTAAAAGTATTTCAATTTATTATTCTAATTAATGACTATTTTGTGTGCTTacgtaattaaataaattattttttaattattatattttaccatgtaataattattaaaagttCCTCCTCTTTGGAAGAATCTTGCAACAGAAAATGCAACATCTTCAGTTGTTCTATGAGGATTTTTACCACCCCATTGCTTAAACCTAAACAAATATAAGACacacaatatttatatatgataaaatattttaaaagcaagaaaaatatttaatcatactgaaaataaaactaaccaTCCGGTCCAATTCTCAGTCCACATCTTTGGAGTGTTGGGACTGTTTGGTGTAAAATTGTCACAATAAAAGCCATTACATGTGTTCAACTATAAAAGAAAACGATTTAAAATGGTTAACCTTtgaatatcttaaaataaatattcattataACTAGGCTGATCTTGTTACCATAGGCTGAGGGGCATCATTTTGTTGACACATTATCCATGGAACACCAACATCGAGAGCCTGAGCCATGTTTGCACACCACTTAATGTATGATTTACCCGCTTCTCCATAGGGTCCCATTATATTTCCGTACTCATTTTCAATCTgtatgattaataaaaaaaattaaaacaattatgTTAAGAACTTTATATAACATTACCAGACGGGATAATGTATTTCGGACATAGATCGATCACCTGAGTAAGGATAATTGGACCTCCTTGTGATGCAAACAACTTTTCTTTTTTGACCATGTCTACTATCATAGTTGTGAAGTTTTGCATCTCATCCTATACATAAATGAtccatataaaatttaattaagaagaatacatatttgataaaaaaaatatatttctgatCGGTAAAATTACCATATATGCTTTGTTTGTAGTTCTGAACACCATTCCGGGCATGTTGTGCAGCCACACAGGGAATCCtctatttaaaaatgattagaTAACtgacaaattaaaaatattacaagGGAAATCATAATATCATAATACAAGAGGCTAACTcattatgataatttatatatatatatatatatgtatatatatatataatttaaagagACTAGATGAGGACATTTACGATATATAAGTTTTGGTATATTGATTAATAAAATCAATCCAGTGGACCATTTACCGATCTAAACAATATATGGGAAATAGTTATATCACTACACAAGATGTTAATGATGAAGACTAATTAAGCTGATATATATACTGCAGTTAAAGAGACTAGTTAAAtctgttttataatattacCCGTAATTCCACTCGGCACATGCATATGGTCCTATGCGAAGAACACCATACAGTCCTTCATCTTGAATGGTTTTTAGGAATCGAATAAGATCTAGTTTTCCAGAGAAATCATATTGACGGCGAGTAGGCTCATGCGCATTCCAGAAAACATAAGTTTCGATCGCATCAAGACCACCTTCCTTACCCTTTTTTATAAGATCTGGCCACATCTAAAcatattaacaaaacaaatataattagtaGTAAACACAGAAGAATAAGCGACTCATAGTGTTCGATGTATGGTATTTTAAATACCTCAGGAGTGCTTCTAGGGTAATGGATTGAACCAGAAAGGAGGACTCGGCGATGACCATCAATGGTGATGGCTCGACCATCGTGAGAAACTATTGTGGCACATGCACAATTTACTAAGACACaacataaaataaatcttaaagaAGCCATATTTATTTAGAATTTTGTTTAATGAAGAAATATGGAAGAAAACAAATCTTTTTATAGCGGCATAAAATTGTTACTTACAGATAATGTAGATAATTATAGATTTTCTGCAATAAAAAGCTAAAATTTTAActgaaattttatttctaaatttttattatttaaaaataattatcgtGACAGTAAGAAAAAGCATTTATCCAGATATACAATTTAGATTTGATTTGGATAATAATAGATTTTATGCCAAAAAAACTGAATCGATATAGCTTGGTTGTTGAACTTTGGTTTCAATTTATTATATCTTAAAACATGTCTGAATAATAAAGTTAACTGTTTTGcaaataattttgaatcttaaaatcttcatatttatattaatctaCATGTTTAAACAATTTAAATTGGAATCATTTTACTACTTTCCATTTTTCACAAAGGCGATAAAAATAATGTTCTCGAAAACCtatgttttttatataataaatatcttGTTTTTGTTGATCAAATATTATGTATGAGCATTGAATAACTGTTTTATTAACTTGACAACGAGAAATATTATATGATTTTccagatttttaaatatatacaaaaactcGTACTGATTTATCCCCACTTTTTACTCAAAAGTAGTTGTTTTTAACATTTTGGTAGACATGTTAATAGAGAGTTTGATTTCATTTTGTTATATGTTAGAtataacaactctctgtctagttttttttttaatttataacatATCAATTCAAACTTCTGAATACAAATAAAAGTTAGCAAATTTCTTAGAAAggaaatagtatatataatttcCAAACATCTAAACCACttagtctctctaaattgttTTCTGGGAATCAGAACTTAAGGTACTATAATTATCAAACATATTGGGTACTTTGTCAACTGTAAAGCTTTAAGGTGCTATGCAATTAGTATAAGTTCTCCGGACACCGATATACAATTTAAAGAATTTTAGGCTTATTTTCGTTTAAGTTACCGAGCTGCTACTCAactaggtttaaggtttaggtgGTCAAAACTAGAGAACTCGCTCACAGGTCTTGCTGCCACGACTTTTACAATCTGTTGTAACATCGCAAACACTCTTACGATGTATTCGAAGAGACCCGGATCCTCAGAGAAGACCCGGATCTTAAGCATATTAATCTCTTGCTCTCAATTTTGTTACTATTTTCCTTCTCTTTTTCGAATATTGCTTGATCACTTGTCGTTGTATTCAAAGAGACCCGGATGCTCAGAGAAGGCGTAAAAGCTACGCTTTCTCCCCATACGAATTCGatagtgcgaattttggttcccacacaTATTTTCCTGTCAAACTCGTAAAATCACATTTCCTgctaaaaaagaaataaataactTTCCTGTCAAAACCGCAAATTATATTTCCCACCCACCCCTCCCTCcaaactgaaaaattacatttttatcTGGAAAAACTACAAAATATCATTTCCGTAAAAACCTAAAAATCACATTTTCCCAAGAAACCACCAAAAGAAATAATGATTAACCATGAAAAccataaaatttgattttttttaaaaaattgcaaAATCAAGTTCTAAATATATTTAGATTAAAGTATGACGATTCTAGTTAATTTTCTAGTTGaaacttctatatatagagaTGAAAATTAACAACAAATAAGGAAGCAAACCATTTCTTTTCAGATGCTCTATCCAACTgaaaatttgaatataaacaaaCAA is drawn from Brassica rapa cultivar Chiifu-401-42 chromosome A05, CAAS_Brap_v3.01, whole genome shotgun sequence and contains these coding sequences:
- the LOC117134180 gene encoding beta-galactosidase 15-like, whose translation is MEKTLTYGNISTIDFGNSASATIYTTQEGSSCFFGNGNENSDAAISFRGESYVVPAWSVTILPDCKTEAYNTAKITTQTSMMVKKPNEAEEDPSTLKWSWRPENMDNFLLRGKGESTNTQLFDQKVVSNDQSDYLWYMTTVKFRKRDPFLGKNMSLRVNSTAHVLRVFVNGKHIGSQHAENGKFHYIFEKDAKFKSGRNVISLLSITVGLQNYGAFFESVPVGITGPISIIGRNGDETIVKDLSSHKWSYKTGLNGFENKLFKTESPSKWSFQSVPLNRTMTWYETTFKAPLGNDPVVVDLLGLGKGTAWVNGNNIGRYWPAFISSSDGCSAKCNYRGAYYAEKCQTNCGEPTQRWYHVPRSFLITEGHNTLVLFEEMGGNPSLVNFQTTIVGSVCANVYEKNVIELSCDRKTISAIKFASFGNPDGNCGSFVKGTCEGSKNAVDILTKECVGKEKCSIDVTAEKFGVPDCSGAARRLAIEAIC
- the LOC117134368 gene encoding beta-galactosidase 15-like: MLKIRVFSEDPGLFEYIVRVFAMLQQIVKVVAARPVSEFSISHDGRAITIDGHRRVLLSGSIHYPRSTPEMWPDLIKKGKEGGLDAIETYVFWNAHEPTRRQYDFSGKLDLIRFLKTIQDEGLYGVLRIGPYACAEWNYGSDEMQNFTTMIVDMVKKEKLFASQGGPIILTQIENEYGNIMGPYGEAGKSYIKWCANMAQALDVGVPWIMCQQNDAPQPMLNTCNGFYCDNFTPNSPNTPKMWTENWTGWFKQWGGKNPHRTTEDVAFSVARFFQRGGTFNNYYMYHGGTNFDRTAGGPYITTSYDYDAPLDEYGKFKL